Proteins encoded by one window of Rhinolophus ferrumequinum isolate MPI-CBG mRhiFer1 chromosome 13, mRhiFer1_v1.p, whole genome shotgun sequence:
- the NAT8 gene encoding N-acetyltransferase 8 isoform X1: protein MINKYTSRSQLKRMPPVFGAPEVEHALNSFLVAIQRLREEATLKPLDTQGFCGSRAARAECRDAQLSPVDFDIQTQNFSMAPYHIRKYQESDHQQVVALFSQGIIEHIPTTFRYVLKLPRTLVLLLGGPLALFLVSGSWLLALGADLTLLAALRFLVKHCFTEYVVTSLNTDMSDITKSYLSERGSCFWVAESEGRVVGTVGALPVEEPSLRKERLELFHLSVALERRGEGIAKALVRTVLQFARDQGYSEVVLSTSMMQHSALALYQHMGFQKIGQYFHKKTWALMAVAVVQFSYRLPSTQVS, encoded by the exons ATGATTAACAAATACACGTCCAGGAGCCAGCTAAAGAGGATGCCTCCAGTGTTTGGTGCCCCAGAGGTGGAGCACGCCCTGAACAGTTTCCTGGTTGCCATTCAGAGGCTGAGGGAAGAGGCCACGCTGAAGCCACTGGACACTCAAGGCTTTTGTGGTAGCAG ggCTGCCAGAGCAGAGTGCAGGGACGCCCAGCTTTCTCCCGTGGACTTTGACATTCAGACACAGAACTTTTCCATGGCTCCTTATCACATCCGCAAATACCAGGAGAGTGACCACCAACAGGTTGTGGCCTTGTTCTCCCAAGGCATAATTGAGCACATCCCTACCACCTTCCGCTACGTCCTGAAACTGCCGAGAACCCTCGTGCTTTTGCTTGGGGGGCCCCTTGCCCTATTCCTGGTCTCCggctcctggctcctggccctTGGAGCCGACCTCACCCTCCTTGCTGCCTTGAGGTTCTTAGTCAAACACTGCTTTACCGAGTACGTGGTCACCTCTTTAAACACAGACATGTCTGACATCACCAAATCCTACTTGAGTGagcgtggctcctgcttctggGTGGCCGAGTCTGAGGGGCGGGTGGTGGGCACAGTGGGAGCTCTGCCGGTGGAGGAGCCCAGCCTACGGAAGGAGCGGCTGGAGCTGTTTCACCTAAGTGTGGCGTTGGAGCGCCGGGGTGAGGGGATAGCGAAAGCCCTGGTCAGGACTGTCCTCCAGTTTGCGCGGGACCAAGGCTACAGCGAAGTTGTCCTCAGCACCAGCATGATGCAGCACTCCGCCCTGGCCCTCTACCAGCACATGGGCTTCCAGAAGATAGGCCAGTACTTCCATAAGAAGACCTGGGCACTCATGGCTGTCGCTGTGGTACAATTCAGCTACCGGCTCCCCTCCACTCAGGTCTCTTAG
- the NAT8 gene encoding N-acetyltransferase 8 isoform X2, with translation MAPYHIRKYQESDHQQVVALFSQGIIEHIPTTFRYVLKLPRTLVLLLGGPLALFLVSGSWLLALGADLTLLAALRFLVKHCFTEYVVTSLNTDMSDITKSYLSERGSCFWVAESEGRVVGTVGALPVEEPSLRKERLELFHLSVALERRGEGIAKALVRTVLQFARDQGYSEVVLSTSMMQHSALALYQHMGFQKIGQYFHKKTWALMAVAVVQFSYRLPSTQVS, from the coding sequence ATGGCTCCTTATCACATCCGCAAATACCAGGAGAGTGACCACCAACAGGTTGTGGCCTTGTTCTCCCAAGGCATAATTGAGCACATCCCTACCACCTTCCGCTACGTCCTGAAACTGCCGAGAACCCTCGTGCTTTTGCTTGGGGGGCCCCTTGCCCTATTCCTGGTCTCCggctcctggctcctggccctTGGAGCCGACCTCACCCTCCTTGCTGCCTTGAGGTTCTTAGTCAAACACTGCTTTACCGAGTACGTGGTCACCTCTTTAAACACAGACATGTCTGACATCACCAAATCCTACTTGAGTGagcgtggctcctgcttctggGTGGCCGAGTCTGAGGGGCGGGTGGTGGGCACAGTGGGAGCTCTGCCGGTGGAGGAGCCCAGCCTACGGAAGGAGCGGCTGGAGCTGTTTCACCTAAGTGTGGCGTTGGAGCGCCGGGGTGAGGGGATAGCGAAAGCCCTGGTCAGGACTGTCCTCCAGTTTGCGCGGGACCAAGGCTACAGCGAAGTTGTCCTCAGCACCAGCATGATGCAGCACTCCGCCCTGGCCCTCTACCAGCACATGGGCTTCCAGAAGATAGGCCAGTACTTCCATAAGAAGACCTGGGCACTCATGGCTGTCGCTGTGGTACAATTCAGCTACCGGCTCCCCTCCACTCAGGTCTCTTAG